A single Inediibacterium massiliense DNA region contains:
- a CDS encoding HIRAN domain-containing protein translates to MNKSREILWLIWQDPVKRQRYKIGELYKENEMYYFRYDLEGVKEAKKYNFELLPSFSQLNSTYENDKMFPVFSTRLPDKRRRNIDEILKKYGLERYDAFEFLKKNGGKLPIDTLEFVEPIFLSYDFEKIERKFYVAGTRYYLKESKTNFQDLNIKEGFELKLFQENNNEFDQFAVIVCNDQKIKLGYIPRYFSKTVSMAIEKKYMIECIVDMINLFDFQECLKVKLIIKKVE, encoded by the coding sequence ATGAATAAAAGTAGAGAAATTCTTTGGTTAATTTGGCAAGATCCAGTAAAGAGACAACGTTATAAAATTGGAGAATTGTATAAAGAAAATGAAATGTATTATTTTAGATATGATTTAGAAGGAGTAAAGGAAGCAAAAAAATACAACTTCGAATTATTACCATCTTTTTCACAATTAAACAGCACATATGAAAATGACAAAATGTTTCCAGTATTTTCTACTAGACTTCCAGATAAGAGAAGAAGAAATATTGATGAAATTTTGAAGAAATATGGACTAGAGAGATATGATGCTTTTGAATTCTTAAAGAAAAATGGAGGTAAGTTACCAATTGATACATTAGAGTTTGTTGAGCCTATTTTTTTAAGCTATGATTTTGAAAAAATTGAGAGAAAATTTTATGTAGCAGGTACGAGATATTATCTAAAAGAATCTAAAACAAACTTTCAAGATTTAAATATTAAAGAGGGCTTTGAACTTAAATTATTTCAAGAAAATAACAATGAGTTTGATCAATTTGCAGTAATAGTATGTAATGATCAAAAAATAAAATTAGGGTATATTCCTAGATATTTCAGTAAAACTGTATCTATGGCTATAGAAAAAAAATATATGATTGAATGCATTGTAGATATGATAAACCTATTCGATTTTCAAGAATGTCTTAAGGTAAAGTTGATTATTAAAAAAGTGGAATAA
- a CDS encoding AAA domain-containing protein, with protein MEKKKVTKKIVNFWYIIEILTQEKFPKQDYISRKITDRVREYSINTKNTDPKGIKYNKFTIYTELKGQCEISDKVKKDDENYKFHQEVSSIGHICYGKVQREGIVRKLYEVLKVEDKRQEKEIDDICLFTFKSSFTGEYEEKSLQVSPLIWGVYKCYANKDKKHKGISHDDYQDEVELIEREFGDDLKVNNEFIDKIYKLLFDKYIVPLELESYTKKVGVFIYSRFKNEEIKEKEEEKLEDVSELVKSFYSDDLSMISSELSQLDSFNDMQNDVIEYIINRYYSDKKPKHIEENKINIRTDKHELESVLSIENISLGKWPSKFNPALMQQVAINYGMFENELQNIFSVNGPPGTGKTTLLKEIIAHNIVERAIKLSEYDNPDDAFFPISFYDDQGKKKVYHQFFPNYYVFKDESINHHSMLVASNNNAAVENITVELPNSNSLLKGLSPSLSDNTKDTMKLRQNHDLFDISKCKTKELYSEYRDNPEAEKDKNAKKKIEVKEFKEDIYFSWLAHKRLTNGENGTDPKEINTWGLISAPLGKKSNLNTYYYNVLSHFVKTAMKYTKTCSERLIQYEVSRKKFLSQLKLVEKLKKELILDLKAEKDFEIRKKKIEKKLRDLEDSENKLKKQINKVIDENNNLSRSKKIKEIEVSKIEEKRQDEYVEVELLEADVFQNEENLKNISDTIKKMEENIGLIDKLIYKFYKTEKMNEVDREKVKRTEIHNDLMKVRKKLKEHKGEIKKLLRQQRDLQKKIKKIDNSIDDNLNVLEEYRKKLNEIDSSKLELHQKIEQAMKVLNEKLDYIKATRAIIDNEFWENLNSKDEKASTKAQLTNPWITSDFNREREKLFYYALQLHKNFILSSKSCRCNFNLLGMLWGYVGDENNEIKVFYPEHKDQAFPHLLNTLFLLTPVFSTTFASVGRFLKNVKQGNSIGLLIVDEAGQATPQIALGALWRSRKAIIVGDPKQVEPVVTSDTEIIMKAFSDDILSSYQNKTLSVQGFADAINPIGSFIKDQSLIESKGDWVGCPLVVHRRCINPMFDISNELSYGKTMKYQTNQPDESSCNKFLILNSCWIDIKGTEVGHKNHYVREQGKAILELVKKSFNTYSSTAGDSSKPSLYIISPFTTVINALRDLLSKDKSLSKFDYFEDWLDESLGTVHKFQGKEANEVIFALGCDKNAMGAVKWVNRNILNVAATRAKYRFYIIGDYEIWTKSEIFEIASRHLPKLENY; from the coding sequence TTGGAAAAAAAGAAAGTAACAAAAAAAATAGTAAATTTTTGGTATATAATTGAGATTTTGACTCAAGAGAAGTTTCCTAAACAAGATTATATAAGCCGGAAAATCACAGATAGGGTCAGAGAATATTCAATTAATACGAAAAATACTGATCCTAAAGGTATTAAGTATAACAAATTCACGATCTATACTGAATTGAAAGGTCAATGTGAAATCAGTGATAAGGTAAAAAAAGATGATGAGAATTATAAGTTTCATCAAGAGGTTAGTAGCATAGGTCATATATGCTACGGCAAAGTGCAGCGTGAGGGTATAGTCCGAAAACTCTATGAGGTGTTAAAGGTTGAGGACAAAAGACAGGAGAAGGAAATTGATGATATTTGTTTATTCACATTTAAAAGTTCTTTCACCGGGGAATATGAGGAAAAAAGCTTGCAAGTGTCCCCACTCATTTGGGGCGTCTACAAATGTTATGCAAATAAGGATAAGAAGCATAAAGGGATTTCTCATGATGATTATCAAGATGAAGTTGAATTGATTGAGCGAGAATTTGGTGATGACTTAAAGGTTAATAATGAGTTCATCGATAAGATTTACAAGTTACTGTTTGACAAATATATTGTGCCACTGGAACTAGAATCATACACGAAAAAAGTGGGCGTATTCATTTATTCAAGATTTAAAAATGAGGAGATAAAAGAAAAGGAAGAGGAGAAACTAGAAGATGTCAGTGAACTAGTCAAGAGCTTTTACTCAGATGATTTATCAATGATAAGTAGCGAGCTAAGTCAACTAGATTCGTTTAATGATATGCAAAATGATGTTATTGAATATATAATAAATCGATATTATTCAGATAAGAAACCAAAACATATTGAAGAAAATAAAATAAATATACGTACTGACAAGCATGAGCTGGAATCTGTGCTTTCTATTGAAAATATTTCACTGGGTAAATGGCCTTCGAAGTTTAATCCTGCGTTGATGCAACAAGTAGCAATTAATTATGGAATGTTTGAAAATGAATTGCAGAATATATTTTCGGTAAATGGACCTCCCGGAACAGGTAAAACAACACTGTTAAAAGAAATAATTGCACACAATATTGTTGAGCGAGCAATAAAGTTATCTGAATATGATAATCCAGATGACGCATTTTTTCCCATTTCATTTTATGATGATCAAGGGAAGAAAAAAGTATATCATCAATTTTTTCCTAACTATTATGTATTTAAAGATGAGTCTATTAATCATCATAGTATGTTGGTTGCATCTAACAATAATGCTGCAGTCGAAAATATTACTGTTGAACTTCCGAACTCAAACAGCCTGCTAAAAGGGTTAAGTCCAAGTCTATCTGATAATACTAAAGACACAATGAAATTAAGACAAAATCATGATTTGTTTGATATTTCGAAATGCAAGACCAAAGAATTGTACAGTGAATATAGAGATAATCCTGAAGCTGAAAAAGATAAGAATGCTAAGAAAAAAATTGAAGTTAAAGAGTTTAAAGAAGATATATACTTTTCCTGGTTAGCCCACAAAAGGCTCACTAATGGGGAGAACGGAACAGATCCAAAAGAGATCAATACATGGGGATTAATTTCAGCTCCTCTTGGAAAAAAATCTAATTTAAATACTTATTACTATAATGTTTTAAGTCACTTTGTTAAAACCGCAATGAAATATACAAAAACCTGTAGTGAACGGTTAATTCAGTATGAAGTTTCTAGAAAGAAGTTTCTTAGTCAATTAAAACTGGTAGAGAAGCTAAAGAAAGAGCTAATATTAGATTTAAAAGCAGAAAAAGATTTTGAAATTAGGAAAAAGAAAATTGAGAAGAAACTTCGCGATCTTGAAGACTCTGAGAATAAGTTAAAGAAACAGATCAATAAAGTTATAGATGAGAATAATAACTTATCAAGGAGTAAAAAAATTAAAGAGATTGAGGTTTCTAAGATTGAAGAGAAGAGGCAGGATGAATATGTCGAAGTTGAATTGTTAGAAGCCGATGTATTTCAAAATGAAGAGAACCTAAAAAATATTAGTGACACGATTAAAAAAATGGAAGAAAACATTGGACTTATCGATAAGCTTATCTACAAATTCTATAAAACAGAAAAGATGAATGAAGTAGATAGAGAAAAAGTAAAGCGCACTGAGATTCACAATGATCTAATGAAAGTAAGAAAAAAGCTAAAGGAACATAAAGGTGAGATAAAAAAACTCTTGAGACAACAACGTGATCTTCAAAAGAAAATTAAAAAAATTGATAATAGTATTGATGATAATTTGAATGTTTTAGAAGAGTACAGAAAGAAGTTAAATGAAATTGACAGTTCAAAATTAGAATTACATCAAAAAATTGAGCAAGCAATGAAAGTTCTGAATGAAAAGCTTGATTATATAAAAGCAACTAGAGCTATTATTGACAATGAATTTTGGGAAAATTTGAACTCAAAAGATGAGAAAGCGTCTACCAAGGCTCAACTTACTAACCCTTGGATTACTAGTGATTTTAATAGAGAACGAGAGAAGTTATTTTACTATGCTCTACAGCTGCATAAAAATTTTATTTTATCATCAAAATCGTGTAGATGTAATTTCAACTTACTTGGAATGTTATGGGGATATGTAGGTGATGAAAATAATGAAATTAAGGTTTTTTATCCTGAACATAAAGACCAGGCATTTCCTCATTTGTTAAATACATTGTTTTTGCTTACACCAGTTTTTTCAACGACATTTGCATCAGTAGGAAGATTCTTAAAAAATGTAAAACAAGGAAATAGTATAGGGTTGCTTATTGTTGATGAGGCAGGTCAGGCAACCCCACAAATTGCGTTAGGTGCTCTTTGGAGATCTAGGAAAGCAATCATAGTTGGTGATCCTAAACAAGTTGAACCTGTTGTTACATCAGATACGGAAATCATTATGAAGGCATTCTCCGATGATATTTTATCTTCCTATCAGAATAAGACGCTTTCTGTACAAGGCTTTGCGGATGCGATTAATCCAATTGGATCTTTTATAAAAGATCAATCATTGATAGAAAGTAAAGGGGATTGGGTGGGTTGTCCACTGGTTGTACATAGAAGATGTATTAATCCTATGTTTGATATTTCGAATGAACTTTCCTATGGAAAAACTATGAAGTATCAGACGAATCAGCCTGATGAATCATCATGTAATAAATTCCTGATCTTAAACTCGTGTTGGATAGATATTAAAGGTACAGAAGTAGGGCATAAGAATCATTATGTCAGAGAGCAAGGGAAGGCAATATTGGAGTTGGTTAAGAAGAGTTTTAATACATATAGTAGTACGGC